One window of the Scylla paramamosain isolate STU-SP2022 chromosome 22, ASM3559412v1, whole genome shotgun sequence genome contains the following:
- the LOC135111759 gene encoding histone-lysine N-methyltransferase Suv4-20-like isoform X1, which yields MCGWAGRMVVAQGGRLVRGGGVASTGCGMTPRELSDYDDLATSLVLDQYLGFVTHKMNIRYRPLRGNKDHLLGIIEDFIQHQDYEKAFKQLVSGDWMPWTFFITKNKTLQATFKEHVIRYLRVFDKDSGFVVKACYRYSMEGCVGAKICATKKWYKNEQIGFLVGCIAELSEEEETQLLHPGKNDFSVMYSCRKNCAQLWLGPAAFINHDCRANCKLTATGRGTACVKVLRDIEEGEEITCFYGEDFFGDNNSYCECVTCERRGMGAFANKKNRDDAEKGYRLRETDLRLRISRQRLRNQQKTEQGMGKGKSEAAVSLKVDGSDNKLKMNNMSAKVNGEVVRRELRTRGGSRDSEKSDASSESGGGGGPQPHVKRSGPEDLTHLNGLYPKAKNRRTSADSAQENIDISNGDCDEPVKAHGGEKFGKTTSAKGRPQTRSCVVALGSAVKEGSIGDVATNKVEQNDNCLDPKGIKLRSRRQLATAMRDVGNTRILRGHHNRSGVKGDGEFFTEVVGREDGETVAGAEEPARVSGSDAEESGGREAPAVVARETVVREAAPSSNCFVDLSRVKLTGCMQVDVLGEAATAAVAVPHQGHGTTSPGLQCAGRPPLRRLRRPPGEKCDNSSLGYLSVGSNCSRNIITNNNNNSTDKLSSSSSVEQSLPSSQLPQQSISDKKALDNSLMPHSKKARHSKCKQTALKDSVVVTATVECQSSPTSLEATNLSPTKDVYEFEEEDDSTSPGSLRVSKLAAGRWGRSAPQCESPPHPLAGYTPSSPSTGMITPEKSGGRCGVKLRLRMKRSPVLDEVIEVGSHLSDSGGGGGMTYEPEYEVLTVEGITTQDYEEHHHSHHNHNHHHRRHRKKHHREHRRRSDSSESESTDGDGSSAAATAAATSTPRPTMKRLRLILGNETHTITIPGTHLDRK from the exons AT GTGTGGGTGGGCCGGCAGGATGGTGGTGGCTCAGGGTGGACGGCTGGTACGTGGTGGTGGGGTGGCCAGCACCGGCTGTGGCATGACACCCCGGGAACTCTCAGACTATGATGATCTGGCCACCTCCCTTGTCCTGGACCAGTACCTGGGCTTTGTCACCCACAAGATGAACATCAG GTACCGGCCTCTTCGGGGCAACAAGGACCACCTGCTGGGCATAATTGAGGACTTCATACAGCACCAAGACTATGAGAAGGCCTTCAAGCAGCTAGTCTCTGGGGATTGGATGCCCTGGACCTTCTTCATCACCAAGAACAAAACACTGCAGGCCACattcaag GAACATGTGATTCGCTATCTGCGGGTCTTTGACAAGGACAGTGGCTTTGTTGTAAAGGCATGTTACCGATATTCCATGGAAGGTTGCGTGGGGGCCAAGATCTGTGCCACCAAGAAGTG GTACAAGAATGAGCAAATTGGATTCCTAGTTGGCTGCATTGCTGAActcagtgaagaggaagagacccAACTGCTGCACCCAGGCAAGAATGACTTTTCAGTGATGTATTCCTGCAGGAAAAATTGTGCCCAGCTATGGCTAGGACCTGCAGCATTCATCAACCATGACTGCCGTGCCAACTGCAAG TTAACTGCCACTGGACGTGGAACTGCTTGTGTGAAGGTCCTGAGAGATattgaagaaggggaagagatcaCCTGTTTCTATGGCGAAGATTTCTTTGGAGACAATAATTCTTACTGTGAATGTGTCACCTGTGAAAG GCGAGGAATGGGTGCCTTTGCCAACAAGAAGAACAGAGACGATGCTGAGAAGGGCTACCGTCTGAGGGAGACTGATCTGAGGTTGAGGATAAGCCGCCAGAGGTTACGCAATCAACAGAAAACAGAACAGGGTATGGGTAAGGGCAAGAGTGAAGCGGCTGTGAGTCTGAAAGTGGATGGTAGTGATAACAagttgaaaatgaataacatgtCCGCCAAAGTGAATGGTGAAGTGGTGCGACGTGAGTTGAGGACTAGAGGAGGGTCCCGGGACTCTGAAAAATCTGATGCAAGCtcagagagtggtggtggtggtgggccacAGCCACATGTAAAGCGTTCTGGGCCAGAGGACCTCACCCACCTGAACGGCCTCTATCCCAAAGCCAAGAACAGGAGAACAAGCGCGGACAGTGCTCAGGAAAACATTGACATTTCAAATGGAGACTGTGATGAACCTGTGAAAGCACATGGAGGGGAAAAATTTGGCAAAACAACCTCAGCCAAGGGTCGGCCACAAACCAGAAGTTGTGTGGTGGCCCTTGGAAGTGCAGTTAAGGAGGGAAGCATTGGGGATGTGGCCACCAACAAGGTCGAGCAGAACGACAACTGTCTTGACCCCAAAGGAATCAAGTTGAGGAGCCGCCGCCAACTAGCCACAGCCATGAGGGATGTGGGCAACACGCGCATCCTTCGAGGCCACCATAACCGTTCTGGTGTGAAGGGTGATGGAGAGTTTTTTACGGAAGTggtgggaagggaggatggggagacaGTGGCAGGGGCAGAGGAGCCAGCCAGGGTCTCAGGGAGTGATGCAGAGGAGAGTGGTGGAAGGGAGGCCCCAGCAGTAGTAGCAAGGGAAACAGTGGTTAGAGAGGCGGCACCAAGCTCAAACTGCTTTGTGGATCTCAGCCGTGTGAAGCTGACAGGTTGCATGCAGGTAGATGTGTTGGgggaagcagcaacagcagcagtagcagtgccACACCAAGGCCATGGCACCACCAGCCCTGGCCTTCAGTGTGCTGGACGACCCCCTCTGCGCAGGCTGCGGAGGCCTCCTGGTGAAAAATGTGATAATTCTAGTTTAGGTTATCTTAGTGTAGGAAGTAATTGTTCTAGAAATATAattaccaataacaacaacaactccacgGACAAGTTGTCGTCTTCGTCGTCAGTCGAACAGTCACTGCCAAGTTCTCAATTACCTCAGCAGTCTATTAGTGATAAAAAGGCGTTAGACAATAGCTTGATGCCTCACAGCAAGAAAGCCAGGCATTCCAAGTGCAAACAGACAGCTTTAAAAGACAGTGTAGTAGTGACAGCAACAGTGGAATGCCAGTCCAGCCCAACCAGCCTTGAGGCTACTAATCTGTCACCAACCAAGGATGTGTACgagtttgaggaggaggatgattcGACCTCCCCAGGGTCCCTTCGGGTGAGCAAGCTAGCGGCAGGGCGGTGGGGTAGGAGTGCCCCACAGTGTGAGTCTCCACCACACCCCCTGGCAGGCtacaccccttcctccccctctactGGAATGATTACTCCAGAGAAGAGTGGTGGGCGGTGTGGGGTCAAGCTGAGGCTACGGATGAAACGTTCACCTGTTTTAGATGAGGTCATAGAAGTCGGGTCACATCTCTCGGACTCTGGCGGAGGAGGCGGAATGACCTACGAGCCAGAGTACGAGGTGCTAACTGTGGAGGGCATCACCACCCAGGACTATGAGGAGcaccatcacagccaccacaaccacaaccatcaccaccgccgccaccgtaAGAAGCACCACCGAGAGCACCGTCGCCGTTCTGACTCCTCTGAGAGTGAAAGCACTGATGGAGATGGATCatctgctgctgccactgctgctgccacctccACCCCGAGGCCAACTATGAAGCGACTGCGGCTTATCCTGGGCAACGAAACCCATACCATCACCATCCCTGGCACCCATCTGGACAGGAAGTGA
- the LOC135111759 gene encoding histone-lysine N-methyltransferase Suv4-20-like isoform X2, translating into MVVAQGGRLVRGGGVASTGCGMTPRELSDYDDLATSLVLDQYLGFVTHKMNIRYRPLRGNKDHLLGIIEDFIQHQDYEKAFKQLVSGDWMPWTFFITKNKTLQATFKEHVIRYLRVFDKDSGFVVKACYRYSMEGCVGAKICATKKWYKNEQIGFLVGCIAELSEEEETQLLHPGKNDFSVMYSCRKNCAQLWLGPAAFINHDCRANCKLTATGRGTACVKVLRDIEEGEEITCFYGEDFFGDNNSYCECVTCERRGMGAFANKKNRDDAEKGYRLRETDLRLRISRQRLRNQQKTEQGMGKGKSEAAVSLKVDGSDNKLKMNNMSAKVNGEVVRRELRTRGGSRDSEKSDASSESGGGGGPQPHVKRSGPEDLTHLNGLYPKAKNRRTSADSAQENIDISNGDCDEPVKAHGGEKFGKTTSAKGRPQTRSCVVALGSAVKEGSIGDVATNKVEQNDNCLDPKGIKLRSRRQLATAMRDVGNTRILRGHHNRSGVKGDGEFFTEVVGREDGETVAGAEEPARVSGSDAEESGGREAPAVVARETVVREAAPSSNCFVDLSRVKLTGCMQVDVLGEAATAAVAVPHQGHGTTSPGLQCAGRPPLRRLRRPPGEKCDNSSLGYLSVGSNCSRNIITNNNNNSTDKLSSSSSVEQSLPSSQLPQQSISDKKALDNSLMPHSKKARHSKCKQTALKDSVVVTATVECQSSPTSLEATNLSPTKDVYEFEEEDDSTSPGSLRVSKLAAGRWGRSAPQCESPPHPLAGYTPSSPSTGMITPEKSGGRCGVKLRLRMKRSPVLDEVIEVGSHLSDSGGGGGMTYEPEYEVLTVEGITTQDYEEHHHSHHNHNHHHRRHRKKHHREHRRRSDSSESESTDGDGSSAAATAAATSTPRPTMKRLRLILGNETHTITIPGTHLDRK; encoded by the exons ATGGTGGTGGCTCAGGGTGGACGGCTGGTACGTGGTGGTGGGGTGGCCAGCACCGGCTGTGGCATGACACCCCGGGAACTCTCAGACTATGATGATCTGGCCACCTCCCTTGTCCTGGACCAGTACCTGGGCTTTGTCACCCACAAGATGAACATCAG GTACCGGCCTCTTCGGGGCAACAAGGACCACCTGCTGGGCATAATTGAGGACTTCATACAGCACCAAGACTATGAGAAGGCCTTCAAGCAGCTAGTCTCTGGGGATTGGATGCCCTGGACCTTCTTCATCACCAAGAACAAAACACTGCAGGCCACattcaag GAACATGTGATTCGCTATCTGCGGGTCTTTGACAAGGACAGTGGCTTTGTTGTAAAGGCATGTTACCGATATTCCATGGAAGGTTGCGTGGGGGCCAAGATCTGTGCCACCAAGAAGTG GTACAAGAATGAGCAAATTGGATTCCTAGTTGGCTGCATTGCTGAActcagtgaagaggaagagacccAACTGCTGCACCCAGGCAAGAATGACTTTTCAGTGATGTATTCCTGCAGGAAAAATTGTGCCCAGCTATGGCTAGGACCTGCAGCATTCATCAACCATGACTGCCGTGCCAACTGCAAG TTAACTGCCACTGGACGTGGAACTGCTTGTGTGAAGGTCCTGAGAGATattgaagaaggggaagagatcaCCTGTTTCTATGGCGAAGATTTCTTTGGAGACAATAATTCTTACTGTGAATGTGTCACCTGTGAAAG GCGAGGAATGGGTGCCTTTGCCAACAAGAAGAACAGAGACGATGCTGAGAAGGGCTACCGTCTGAGGGAGACTGATCTGAGGTTGAGGATAAGCCGCCAGAGGTTACGCAATCAACAGAAAACAGAACAGGGTATGGGTAAGGGCAAGAGTGAAGCGGCTGTGAGTCTGAAAGTGGATGGTAGTGATAACAagttgaaaatgaataacatgtCCGCCAAAGTGAATGGTGAAGTGGTGCGACGTGAGTTGAGGACTAGAGGAGGGTCCCGGGACTCTGAAAAATCTGATGCAAGCtcagagagtggtggtggtggtgggccacAGCCACATGTAAAGCGTTCTGGGCCAGAGGACCTCACCCACCTGAACGGCCTCTATCCCAAAGCCAAGAACAGGAGAACAAGCGCGGACAGTGCTCAGGAAAACATTGACATTTCAAATGGAGACTGTGATGAACCTGTGAAAGCACATGGAGGGGAAAAATTTGGCAAAACAACCTCAGCCAAGGGTCGGCCACAAACCAGAAGTTGTGTGGTGGCCCTTGGAAGTGCAGTTAAGGAGGGAAGCATTGGGGATGTGGCCACCAACAAGGTCGAGCAGAACGACAACTGTCTTGACCCCAAAGGAATCAAGTTGAGGAGCCGCCGCCAACTAGCCACAGCCATGAGGGATGTGGGCAACACGCGCATCCTTCGAGGCCACCATAACCGTTCTGGTGTGAAGGGTGATGGAGAGTTTTTTACGGAAGTggtgggaagggaggatggggagacaGTGGCAGGGGCAGAGGAGCCAGCCAGGGTCTCAGGGAGTGATGCAGAGGAGAGTGGTGGAAGGGAGGCCCCAGCAGTAGTAGCAAGGGAAACAGTGGTTAGAGAGGCGGCACCAAGCTCAAACTGCTTTGTGGATCTCAGCCGTGTGAAGCTGACAGGTTGCATGCAGGTAGATGTGTTGGgggaagcagcaacagcagcagtagcagtgccACACCAAGGCCATGGCACCACCAGCCCTGGCCTTCAGTGTGCTGGACGACCCCCTCTGCGCAGGCTGCGGAGGCCTCCTGGTGAAAAATGTGATAATTCTAGTTTAGGTTATCTTAGTGTAGGAAGTAATTGTTCTAGAAATATAattaccaataacaacaacaactccacgGACAAGTTGTCGTCTTCGTCGTCAGTCGAACAGTCACTGCCAAGTTCTCAATTACCTCAGCAGTCTATTAGTGATAAAAAGGCGTTAGACAATAGCTTGATGCCTCACAGCAAGAAAGCCAGGCATTCCAAGTGCAAACAGACAGCTTTAAAAGACAGTGTAGTAGTGACAGCAACAGTGGAATGCCAGTCCAGCCCAACCAGCCTTGAGGCTACTAATCTGTCACCAACCAAGGATGTGTACgagtttgaggaggaggatgattcGACCTCCCCAGGGTCCCTTCGGGTGAGCAAGCTAGCGGCAGGGCGGTGGGGTAGGAGTGCCCCACAGTGTGAGTCTCCACCACACCCCCTGGCAGGCtacaccccttcctccccctctactGGAATGATTACTCCAGAGAAGAGTGGTGGGCGGTGTGGGGTCAAGCTGAGGCTACGGATGAAACGTTCACCTGTTTTAGATGAGGTCATAGAAGTCGGGTCACATCTCTCGGACTCTGGCGGAGGAGGCGGAATGACCTACGAGCCAGAGTACGAGGTGCTAACTGTGGAGGGCATCACCACCCAGGACTATGAGGAGcaccatcacagccaccacaaccacaaccatcaccaccgccgccaccgtaAGAAGCACCACCGAGAGCACCGTCGCCGTTCTGACTCCTCTGAGAGTGAAAGCACTGATGGAGATGGATCatctgctgctgccactgctgctgccacctccACCCCGAGGCCAACTATGAAGCGACTGCGGCTTATCCTGGGCAACGAAACCCATACCATCACCATCCCTGGCACCCATCTGGACAGGAAGTGA